The Arabidopsis thaliana chromosome 5, partial sequence genomic interval TTTCCTAAATTATGGCGTTTACTAATACTGTAACGCTTCGTATGAGCCCAAGTAAATGACGATAATGTCGTGTGGTTTGGGAGTTGTGTGGTTCCTCATGCTTTCACACATTTTTATTAAGGaatgtataattttattaaaaatctgAAGCTGAAATTTACGTATCAACAACATCTCTATTTATTAATACAAAGAACATTTGTAAACATGATAGCAGCCGTAGATAATATGatttaaatgattaaattaGGGGATACAAACTtattgtgaaaaagaaaaaaaggcgATACAAACTTATCccaattttattcatattttcattaaacGAAACGAAATAGAAAACttatattgttattattatataggGTTGATTTAATCGCTCTTATTATCTTATATCGACGAGAtgataaaagacaaaagatcTTACATATGCATAATTATGAGTTATGACACGGTATTAGTTGAAGCTACTAAAGTACTAAACAAAAGAGGCGCAACAACACATTCTAACAATCTATTATATAGAAAGACTCAAACCTGTTTTATTAATCATCTTCATTTAAGCGTATCAAATTGACTATTTCAGTTTCTTGCTTGGATGGCTTGACTTAACCATTTCATATTCGCTAATTCAAGCAAAGGATatcgtgtatatatatggggCGAAACAAAGGTTAATGAGCAAGCTACGAGGTTGATTTCATATTCCTTTACATCATATCTCCTCAATCATCAAACTTTCTATACTTTCCGAAAATGCCGGtatgtcttttcttttagttacTTAAAATCTTAGAAAACTAAAGGTACTACTTATACACAATGAACTGTCTAAAGCTTCAAATCTAAATCTTTGCAGGAGAAAGTTGTATTCAAGTTGGAAGTTTTTGAGGAAAGAATCAAACGAAGAGCTATGAAAGTTGTATGTGACTTTCCAGGTATATTATAATATGTACAAACaatgtctatatataatataagtaATTGAATCTATTTAGGCTTAATACAAATTAAGCAATaatgtttgttgttgtaggaGTTACTTTGATAGACGTGAAGGAAAAAGGTAAACTAAAGGTGAATGGAGAATTTGATAAGTTTGAAATGACGAAGAAACTTAAGAAGGTGTATGAATTTGTTGACATTATCGCGGTTGGGCCGGATGGAGAACCGGCACAAAATCAGAAGCTGGTTAAAAAGCCTGAACCTAAAGTGAAGAAAGCACCATCTTACCGTGGTTGGAATTTGGGTTTCTTTAAGTGATCAATTTGAAGACGTGATCGGTTTATTTTCCATGGACTACTGTATTCTGATGATATTTCAtctcattttttctgaaaaaattgTTTGCCCGttatttgtaataattatGTGGCTCTTATATTCATATTGGCGTTATATGTCTTTTGTTAACATTATTAAGTTCTGATCATCCaattgaaaacaacaaaaacaaaattttcatctaAATTGTCTAAGTTAAGTAATAGAGTCTCATTGTtgtgtccaaaaaaaaagaagaagtaaaagagtCTCATTGATCGCTTTTCATAAGCAACACTTAATTCTTATCACCAGCAACTAGATGCTCAAACTAATGCTGGCCGAAGTGTCAGAAAAGATAGTCAACGTTTGATAGATTATTGTTATCATTCAACTTCGTTCCACACTTATTCCAAGTAATTCGTTTATATTATATCGTCAATAATCGTGTTATTATATCACAAGTGTTTCTTTATAATAggtatttatgttttttggcaCATGCAATAAAATTCATTAAGCCCTGTAATTCTGTCGgttttcttaaataataaaaataaagtttagaaGATTAGTTAAAGCTATATACTAACCTTTCTGTTACATTTGGATCATCATAActtata includes:
- a CDS encoding Copper transport protein family (Copper transport protein family; BEST Arabidopsis thaliana protein match is: Copper transport protein family (TAIR:AT5G52720.1); Has 1807 Blast hits to 1807 proteins in 277 species: Archae - 0; Bacteria - 0; Metazoa - 736; Fungi - 347; Plants - 385; Viruses - 0; Other Eukaryotes - 339 (source: NCBI BLink).); the protein is MPEKVVFKLEVFEERIKRRAMKVVCDFPGVTLIDVKEKGKLKVNGEFDKFEMTKKLKKVYEFVDIIAVGPDGEPAQNQKLVKKPEPKVKKAPSYRGWNLGFFK